One stretch of Pseudomonadota bacterium DNA includes these proteins:
- a CDS encoding VRR-NUC domain-containing protein, with product MQLKEQKRREQDLQKAILHYLAAMGFAAWRQNNCAASTGSRLVRFGVPGTSDIIGILPAGKFLAVKVKAEKGQLTQRQNIFIGEVMKNNGVAIAVQSVDDVVSGVEKYLSMRRISH from the coding sequence ATGCAGTTAAAAGAACAGAAACGAAGAGAGCAAGACTTACAGAAAGCCATCCTGCATTACCTTGCTGCGATGGGATTTGCTGCATGGAGGCAGAACAATTGCGCGGCTTCTACGGGGTCAAGGCTTGTGAGGTTCGGAGTTCCGGGAACATCAGATATAATCGGAATACTCCCGGCCGGAAAGTTCCTCGCCGTAAAAGTAAAAGCTGAGAAAGGGCAACTTACGCAACGTCAAAATATTTTCATCGGGGAGGTAATGAAAAACAATGGGGTTGCAATTGCAGTCCAGTCCGTTGATGATGTCGTAAGCGGTGTCGAGAAATATCTGTCCATGAGAAGGATATCGCATTGA